In Streptosporangiales bacterium, one genomic interval encodes:
- a CDS encoding PH domain-containing protein, with protein MLASRTDAGWNERVNTTTVRLRPPRHLVERRAVRLWTAQALALVVPPALVLGVLTALLAPARLWLGVGLLVVLLFGLPYIFVMPHWRFRVHRWEATDDAVYTASGWLFQEWRVAPMSRIQTVDSVRGPLQRLFRLASVTVTTASAAGALKIEGLDQGVAKDLVERLTEVTQATPGDAT; from the coding sequence ATGCTCGCCAGCAGGACCGATGCGGGGTGGAATGAACGCGTGAACACCACAACCGTCCGTCTCCGCCCGCCGCGTCACCTCGTCGAACGCCGCGCAGTCCGGCTGTGGACCGCGCAGGCGCTCGCGCTCGTCGTCCCGCCGGCACTCGTCCTCGGCGTGCTGACGGCACTTCTCGCCCCGGCCAGGCTCTGGCTGGGTGTCGGCCTGCTCGTCGTGCTGCTGTTCGGCCTCCCCTACATCTTCGTGATGCCCCACTGGCGCTTCCGCGTCCACCGGTGGGAGGCGACGGACGACGCGGTCTACACAGCCTCCGGCTGGCTCTTCCAGGAGTGGCGGGTGGCTCCGATGTCGCGGATCCAGACCGTCGACTCCGTCCGGGGACCCCTGCAGCGCCTGTTCCGGCTCGCCAGCGTCACCGTCACGACCGCGTCCGCGGCCGGGGCACTGAAGATCGAGGGTCTCGACCAGGGTGTGGCGAAGGACCTCGTCGAGCGACTGACCGAGGTCACCCAGGCGACGCCGGGCGACGCGACATGA
- a CDS encoding histidine kinase yields the protein MRTRPALWRTKRELVLDILPVAVLLVLSVLFIASGDVPDDAQGVLDRFVDVALILLLLVRRRWPIALMALMTAVSVVMLALNYLVPGAVLPVYDEINPWLPLATAVAAYTVAAYAPHRPVSWVLVVAALVVGGRPWDPVVNAISGVVLLTAVPALLGLYLGVRRRLEQALRDRAERAEREQHLRAETARAEERARLASEMHDVVSHRVSLMVLQAGALGVTARDEATKAAAEELRAAGCQALDELRDLLGVLRTDPGGDEHEQDERNGTMLDLSGLVEESESVGVPVDLVEEGNAARVSPVVARTAYRIVREALTNVRKHATGADAHVHLRYGGDRVRLSVRNSAPTDEPDAELVASGSGTGLLGLRQRVELVGGTIDAHPETDGGFTVDAILSAYVPTREG from the coding sequence CTGCGGACACGGCCGGCACTGTGGCGGACGAAGCGCGAGCTCGTCCTCGACATCCTGCCGGTTGCCGTCCTCCTGGTCCTGAGCGTGCTCTTCATCGCGTCCGGCGACGTCCCTGACGACGCCCAGGGCGTGCTCGACAGGTTCGTGGACGTCGCCCTCATCCTGCTCCTGCTGGTCAGGCGCCGGTGGCCGATCGCGCTGATGGCGCTGATGACCGCCGTCTCCGTCGTGATGCTGGCGCTCAACTACCTGGTGCCTGGCGCGGTGCTGCCGGTGTACGACGAGATCAACCCCTGGCTCCCGCTCGCGACCGCCGTGGCGGCGTACACCGTGGCGGCGTACGCGCCGCACCGTCCGGTGTCGTGGGTGCTCGTGGTCGCGGCGCTGGTGGTCGGGGGACGGCCGTGGGACCCGGTCGTCAACGCCATCTCGGGGGTGGTGTTGCTGACCGCGGTCCCCGCGCTGCTCGGTCTGTACCTCGGGGTGCGCAGGAGACTGGAGCAGGCCCTGCGCGACCGTGCCGAGCGGGCGGAGCGCGAACAGCACCTGCGTGCCGAGACCGCACGTGCGGAGGAGCGTGCCCGGCTGGCGTCGGAGATGCACGACGTCGTCAGTCACCGGGTCAGCCTGATGGTGCTGCAGGCCGGTGCTCTCGGCGTGACGGCGCGCGACGAGGCGACGAAGGCGGCGGCGGAGGAGCTGCGTGCGGCCGGCTGCCAGGCGCTCGACGAGCTGCGCGACCTGCTCGGCGTACTGCGCACCGATCCCGGCGGTGACGAGCACGAGCAGGACGAGCGGAACGGCACGATGCTCGACCTGTCGGGACTCGTCGAGGAGTCCGAGTCCGTCGGCGTGCCCGTCGACCTCGTCGAGGAGGGCAACGCCGCCCGCGTCTCCCCGGTCGTCGCGCGCACCGCGTACCGCATCGTCCGCGAGGCGCTGACCAACGTCCGCAAGCACGCGACGGGAGCCGATGCCCACGTCCACCTGCGGTACGGAGGCGACCGGGTGCGCCTGTCCGTGCGCAACTCGGCGCCCACCGACGAGCCCGATGCGGAGCTCGTGGCGAGCGGGTCGGGCACCGGCCTGCTCGGTCTCCGGCAGCGCGTCGAGCTGGTGGGCGGCACCATCGACGCGCATCCGGAGACCGACGGCGGCTTCACCGTCGATGCGATACTGTCGGCGTACGTCCCGACGCGGGAGGGGTGA
- a CDS encoding response regulator produces MVCAHLKVILGSAEDIEVVDQAHDGAAGVEAVVRHRPDVVLMDLRMPGVDGLTAIERIGRLTDPPAVVALTTFDADQYVVRALRAGAAGFLVKSTPPEDLIGLVRVAADGHTVLSPEAARRLVAASSDEQAGRDRAVALVGQLTDRETEVLACLGEGLSNARIAERLYLSEATVKSYVSRMLVKLECANRTQAGLLAYDAGLVTR; encoded by the coding sequence ATGGTGTGCGCGCACCTGAAGGTGATCCTCGGGTCGGCCGAGGACATCGAGGTCGTGGACCAGGCACACGACGGTGCGGCCGGCGTCGAGGCGGTCGTGCGGCACCGGCCCGACGTCGTGCTGATGGACCTGCGCATGCCGGGTGTCGACGGCCTCACCGCGATCGAACGGATCGGCAGGCTCACCGACCCGCCGGCGGTCGTCGCGCTCACGACCTTCGACGCCGACCAGTACGTCGTCCGCGCGTTGCGTGCCGGCGCCGCCGGGTTCCTGGTCAAGTCGACGCCTCCCGAGGACCTCATCGGCCTCGTCCGCGTCGCCGCCGACGGGCACACCGTCCTGTCGCCCGAGGCCGCCCGGCGGCTGGTCGCCGCGTCGTCCGACGAGCAGGCGGGACGCGACCGCGCGGTCGCGCTGGTGGGCCAGCTCACCGACCGCGAGACCGAGGTGCTCGCCTGCCTCGGCGAGGGCCTGTCCAACGCCCGGATCGCCGAACGTCTCTACCTCTCCGAGGCCACGGTGAAGAGCTACGTCTCCCGGATGCTCGTCAAGCTGGAGTGCGCCAACCGCACCCAGGCAGGCCTCCTCGCCTACGACGCCGGCCTCGTCACCCGTTGA